Proteins co-encoded in one Prescottella sp. R16 genomic window:
- a CDS encoding ankyrin repeat domain-containing protein has product MRAAVALVALTVVALTTAACGSGDAVESAPTPAASVPPTSVPSISVSSVPEPTASNPDLDRRLIAATKAGDVAEALTLIDAGADVNAKDAVQDSAFLYAGAEGLNEILLATLEHGADVRATNRFGGTALIPAAEHGHVDTVRILIRAGVPVNHVNDPGWTALLEAVVYGDGSTRYVDTVTQLLDAGADPLIRDAHGRTALQHAQNRGQHDIVGLLRAAEEN; this is encoded by the coding sequence GTGAGAGCCGCCGTCGCACTGGTCGCCCTGACGGTCGTTGCCCTGACGACCGCCGCGTGCGGCAGTGGTGACGCCGTCGAATCTGCGCCCACCCCAGCCGCTTCCGTGCCGCCCACATCCGTGCCGTCCATATCCGTCTCGAGCGTCCCGGAGCCGACAGCATCGAACCCGGACCTGGACCGTCGCCTGATCGCGGCGACCAAGGCCGGTGACGTGGCGGAGGCCCTCACCCTGATCGACGCCGGCGCCGATGTGAACGCGAAGGACGCCGTGCAGGACTCGGCGTTCCTGTATGCCGGGGCGGAGGGGCTGAACGAGATCCTGCTCGCCACCCTGGAACACGGCGCGGACGTCCGCGCCACCAACAGGTTCGGCGGTACCGCCCTGATCCCGGCCGCCGAGCACGGGCACGTCGACACGGTCCGCATCCTGATCCGGGCGGGTGTCCCGGTGAACCACGTCAACGACCCCGGGTGGACGGCGCTGCTCGAGGCGGTCGTCTACGGGGACGGCTCGACGCGTTACGTCGACACCGTCACCCAGTTGCTCGACGCGGGTGCCGACCCGTTGATCCGCGACGCGCACGGGCGCACGGCACTGCAGCATGCGCAGAACCGCGGTCAGCACGACATCGTCGGACTCCTGCGTGCGGCCGAGGAGAACTGA
- a CDS encoding heme-binding protein: MTISRRLPRALAITVPAVALLAATACGTGDDVAASSTTTEVSPVAMSTQKPADADQGTVTANRLSVATAGRAAQAALAKCQADGLGYVTVSVVDRFGNVQAMLRGDNAAEHTVEAARQKGYTAAAFGANTSDLAGRVKGDGPTIADLPGTLFLPGGVSVKVGNASIAGIGVGGAPDGNADQACAAAGLAEIAGSLR, encoded by the coding sequence ATGACCATCTCCCGCCGCCTGCCCCGCGCCCTCGCGATCACCGTCCCCGCCGTCGCGCTGCTCGCCGCGACCGCCTGCGGAACCGGCGACGACGTAGCGGCGTCGTCGACCACCACCGAGGTGAGCCCGGTCGCGATGTCGACGCAGAAGCCGGCCGACGCGGACCAGGGCACCGTCACCGCCAACCGGCTGTCCGTGGCCACCGCCGGCCGCGCCGCTCAGGCCGCGCTCGCCAAGTGCCAGGCCGACGGCCTCGGATATGTCACCGTGTCGGTGGTCGACCGGTTCGGCAACGTGCAGGCGATGCTCCGCGGCGACAACGCGGCCGAGCACACCGTCGAGGCGGCACGCCAGAAGGGCTACACGGCCGCCGCGTTCGGCGCGAACACCAGCGACCTCGCCGGTCGTGTGAAGGGCGACGGCCCGACGATCGCCGACCTGCCCGGCACCCTGTTCCTGCCCGGCGGCGTGAGCGTCAAGGTCGGCAACGCGTCGATCGCCGGTATCGGTGTCGGTGGCGCCCCCGACGGCAACGCCGACCAGGCGTGCGCCGCAGCAGGCCTCGCCGAGATCGCCGGGAGCCTGCGGTGA
- a CDS encoding DUF6308 family protein — translation MTIRLPKVLASGDDAAVEVLRRYFTEPLVKTGYLRSGARWDTWDSTGTRERDADVFTADDLVAVTMLAVEVSPDGAQILLRERGDEFTQLLAAVGPDRDLVDEPHELTAESPVCRLETALWTVPSIGRTVASKLIARKRPRLFPIYDRVIGEVLDTKQAHLEPVRQALRADDGKLHRRLVSLREQAGLDESVPALRILTVLAWMQLKSPH, via the coding sequence ATGACGATTCGGCTCCCGAAGGTTCTGGCGTCCGGCGACGACGCTGCTGTCGAGGTCCTGCGACGGTACTTCACCGAGCCGCTCGTCAAGACCGGGTATCTGCGCAGCGGAGCCCGTTGGGATACGTGGGACTCGACCGGGACCCGCGAGCGGGACGCCGACGTCTTCACCGCGGACGATCTCGTGGCGGTGACGATGCTGGCAGTGGAAGTCTCTCCGGACGGTGCGCAGATCCTGCTACGGGAGCGCGGTGACGAGTTCACCCAGTTGCTGGCCGCCGTCGGCCCCGATCGGGATCTGGTCGACGAGCCACACGAACTGACGGCCGAGTCGCCGGTGTGCCGGCTCGAGACGGCGCTGTGGACGGTCCCGAGCATCGGCCGGACCGTGGCGTCGAAGCTGATCGCACGGAAACGGCCGCGGCTGTTCCCGATCTACGATCGCGTGATCGGAGAGGTGCTCGACACCAAGCAGGCGCACCTCGAGCCCGTGCGGCAGGCGCTGCGTGCAGACGACGGAAAACTGCATCGACGCCTCGTCTCGCTGCGGGAACAGGCCGGGTTGGACGAGTCGGTTCCGGCCCTGCGGATCCTGACAGTGCTCGCGTGGATGCAGCTCAAGTCCCCGCACTGA
- a CDS encoding DUF5691 domain-containing protein: MNRPFPESLTAAALLGTARSTLPLSDLHTAATATTLDADPATTLLAAAALESAFLAGAATPTTTALPAPADDDPRPALPDAAVERLRSMLVVDSSLLPEWFDVATGFRAPPPLLAEVLDAALRRTAHRDRLVEFAGPRGQWLAARNPDWAPLRLPDPSDDEDWRHGSPAIRLRWFAALRDTDPEAATALLTAAWTSEKADVRAALVSALANGLGPGDEPLLERALDDRGGRVRQAAVGLLTRLPGSAFGQRMAQRLRDWVSVSGTVVTVDLPDEFDDTARRDGLDPRTARRPDVLLTAAVQAAPLTVWSEFGVTPESLPYVTISEPFTDATEFAWSSAVALQGDADWALALLRRHGTVSTPVARHLPRDVVVARLLATPDGAVPDGNLLEVLPAPWPHDVAAAVLGAVYAARAPLGELRHPIDLLGHRAPFEFQPVLSEAATRAGNLDRLALFAAAADVLTHRRHLHQELT, encoded by the coding sequence ATGAACCGCCCCTTCCCCGAATCCCTCACCGCTGCTGCGCTTCTCGGTACAGCACGGTCAACGCTGCCGCTGTCCGACCTGCACACCGCAGCGACGGCGACGACCCTGGACGCCGATCCGGCGACCACACTGCTCGCAGCGGCGGCCCTCGAGTCGGCGTTCCTCGCCGGCGCCGCCACTCCCACCACGACCGCGCTCCCGGCACCCGCCGACGACGATCCCCGTCCGGCCCTGCCCGATGCTGCGGTCGAACGGCTGCGGTCGATGCTCGTCGTCGATTCCTCACTGCTCCCCGAATGGTTCGACGTAGCAACGGGTTTCCGTGCCCCACCGCCGCTGCTGGCGGAGGTTCTCGACGCCGCCCTGCGTCGCACCGCGCACCGTGACCGTCTCGTCGAGTTCGCCGGACCCCGCGGGCAGTGGCTCGCGGCCCGCAACCCGGATTGGGCACCGCTGCGGCTGCCGGACCCGTCGGACGACGAGGACTGGCGGCACGGTTCCCCCGCGATCCGGTTGCGCTGGTTCGCGGCGCTGCGCGACACCGATCCGGAGGCGGCCACCGCGCTGCTCACCGCGGCCTGGACGTCCGAGAAGGCGGACGTGCGCGCGGCACTGGTGTCGGCGCTCGCGAACGGACTCGGTCCCGGCGACGAACCCCTGCTCGAGCGCGCCCTCGACGACCGCGGCGGGCGCGTTCGGCAGGCCGCCGTCGGACTGTTGACGCGGCTGCCGGGGTCCGCGTTCGGGCAGCGCATGGCGCAGCGCCTGCGGGACTGGGTGTCCGTCTCCGGCACCGTCGTGACCGTGGACCTGCCGGACGAGTTCGACGACACCGCCCGCCGGGACGGTCTCGACCCCCGGACCGCCCGCCGACCGGACGTCCTGCTCACCGCCGCCGTGCAGGCGGCGCCGCTGACGGTGTGGTCCGAGTTCGGTGTCACCCCGGAGTCACTGCCGTACGTGACGATCTCGGAACCCTTCACCGACGCAACCGAATTCGCGTGGTCGTCGGCCGTCGCACTGCAGGGCGACGCCGACTGGGCGCTCGCGTTGCTGCGCCGCCACGGCACCGTCAGTACACCCGTCGCCCGGCATCTGCCCCGTGATGTTGTCGTCGCCCGACTGCTCGCCACCCCGGACGGGGCGGTGCCCGACGGCAATCTGCTCGAGGTGCTGCCGGCGCCGTGGCCGCACGACGTGGCCGCCGCGGTCCTCGGTGCGGTGTATGCGGCACGGGCCCCGCTCGGCGAGCTGCGGCACCCGATCGACCTGCTGGGGCATCGGGCCCCGTTCGAGTTCCAGCCCGTCCTGTCCGAGGCTGCGACCCGCGCCGGCAACCTCGACCGGCTGGCCCTGTTCGCGGCCGCCGCCGACGTCCTCACCCACCGCCGACACCTTCACCAGGAGCTGACGTGA
- a CDS encoding NAD(P)/FAD-dependent oxidoreductase, with translation MYLGKGAPVEQNTQYDAVIVGAGFGGMGAAIALVRLGLTNLAILEREDDLGGTWHVNRYPGLAVDIASVTYSYSFEPNPHWSRLFAPGAELKRYAEHVADKYDLRRYMRFGTVVTGARWDEDARHWVVSTEGGGQVTGRYLLTATGFLSQPQLPAIDGIDTFAGRVLHTTAWEDGIDLAGSRSAIIGTGATAVQLIPEVARKARELTVYQRTPIWVVPKLDMPIPAVVQRLFSRVPVTQRVARAVSDAILEGIMVSAVLHYRQAKILNKGAAAASKLFLRAQVRNADLRRQLTPHYDFGCKRPTFSNHYYRTFTKKNVKLETTSIARIEPDAVVTTDGRRTDIDTLILATGFNLWDVNFPAIEVIGRDGRNLGKWWRDNRFQAYEGVAVPKFPNFLTLASPYSYSGLSYFTTIESQMAHMTRLFTEMRRQGADVFEVTEDANTRFLDRMTANLDDSVFYGGSCGSARSYYFNQHGEAALLRPTSTANAFAEARSFPLGDYRMESSSV, from the coding sequence ATGTATCTGGGGAAGGGTGCGCCCGTGGAGCAGAACACGCAGTACGACGCCGTGATCGTCGGGGCCGGCTTCGGCGGTATGGGTGCGGCGATCGCCCTGGTCCGTCTCGGCCTGACGAACCTGGCCATCCTCGAACGCGAGGACGACCTCGGCGGCACGTGGCACGTCAACCGCTACCCGGGTCTTGCCGTCGACATCGCGTCGGTCACCTATTCGTACTCGTTCGAGCCGAATCCGCACTGGTCGCGGCTGTTCGCGCCCGGTGCCGAGCTCAAGCGATATGCCGAGCACGTCGCCGACAAGTACGACCTGCGCCGGTACATGCGATTCGGCACCGTCGTCACCGGCGCCCGCTGGGACGAGGACGCCCGGCACTGGGTGGTGTCGACCGAGGGCGGCGGCCAGGTCACCGGGCGCTACCTGCTCACCGCGACCGGGTTCCTGTCGCAGCCGCAACTGCCGGCCATCGACGGCATCGACACGTTCGCCGGGCGGGTGCTGCACACCACCGCCTGGGAGGACGGCATCGACCTGGCCGGGTCGCGGTCCGCGATCATCGGTACCGGCGCCACCGCCGTCCAGTTGATCCCCGAGGTCGCCCGCAAGGCACGGGAGCTCACCGTCTACCAGCGCACCCCCATCTGGGTGGTGCCGAAGCTCGACATGCCGATTCCCGCTGTGGTGCAACGACTCTTCTCGCGGGTACCGGTGACGCAGCGCGTGGCCCGGGCGGTCAGCGACGCCATCCTCGAGGGCATCATGGTGAGCGCGGTGCTGCACTATCGGCAGGCGAAGATCCTCAACAAGGGTGCCGCGGCGGCGTCGAAGCTGTTCCTGCGCGCGCAGGTGCGCAACGCCGATCTGCGCCGGCAACTGACGCCGCACTACGACTTCGGCTGCAAACGGCCCACCTTCTCGAACCACTACTACCGGACGTTCACGAAGAAGAACGTGAAGTTGGAGACCACTTCGATCGCGCGCATCGAACCGGACGCCGTCGTCACCACCGACGGCCGGCGCACCGACATCGACACGCTGATCCTGGCGACCGGCTTCAACCTGTGGGACGTGAACTTCCCCGCCATCGAGGTCATCGGGCGCGACGGTCGCAATCTCGGGAAGTGGTGGCGGGACAACCGCTTCCAGGCGTACGAGGGGGTCGCGGTGCCGAAGTTCCCGAACTTCCTCACGCTCGCGAGTCCGTACTCGTACAGCGGGCTGTCGTACTTCACCACCATCGAATCGCAGATGGCGCACATGACCCGGCTGTTCACCGAGATGCGGCGACAAGGCGCCGACGTCTTCGAGGTCACCGAGGACGCCAACACCCGATTCCTCGACCGGATGACCGCGAACCTCGACGACTCGGTCTTCTACGGCGGCAGCTGCGGTTCGGCGCGGTCCTACTACTTCAACCAGCACGGCGAAGCCGCGCTGCTGCGTCCGACGTCGACGGCCAACGCCTTCGCAGAGGCGCGGAGCTTCCCGCTGGGCGACTATCGGATGGAGTCGTCGAGCGTCTGA
- a CDS encoding SAV_915 family protein: MRGGILYLPITGRPGAMAQLELRRLPDGRLALPAYTTLDQLVTCCGPHQPWASVDDTGLRDVAQTTGYDTVLLDAELPAEARHREMPPEPDEYRPTSWLSDGWGDR, translated from the coding sequence ATGCGTGGGGGAATTCTGTATCTGCCGATCACCGGCCGGCCCGGTGCGATGGCGCAACTGGAACTGCGGCGGCTGCCGGACGGGCGGCTGGCCCTACCGGCCTACACGACGCTCGATCAGCTCGTGACCTGCTGCGGGCCGCACCAGCCGTGGGCGAGCGTCGACGACACCGGATTGCGTGACGTGGCGCAGACGACCGGATACGACACGGTGCTGCTCGACGCGGAACTACCGGCCGAGGCGCGGCACCGCGAGATGCCGCCGGAGCCGGACGAGTATCGGCCCACGTCGTGGCTGAGCGACGGCTGGGGTGACCGGTGA
- a CDS encoding TIGR03086 family metal-binding protein, with protein sequence MTTEYDLGPASMQVARVAAGVRDEHLGLPTPCTDWSVADLLRHLLELTNAFAAAARKTPFPGDGSARPTELPGDWRERLERQLEALPAAWREPGAWEGDAEAGGVTMPASVMGVVAIDELVLHGWDLARATGQPFESDPADVEASLSFAASMSVPGEEAGREGLYGPVVAVPDDASELDRLLGYAGRDPQWAPSGERVDEQPSRGTAV encoded by the coding sequence ATGACGACCGAATACGACCTGGGACCGGCGTCGATGCAGGTGGCGCGGGTGGCCGCCGGGGTTCGTGACGAGCACCTGGGGCTCCCGACGCCCTGCACCGACTGGTCGGTGGCCGACCTGCTGCGGCATCTCCTCGAGCTGACGAACGCGTTCGCGGCCGCTGCCCGCAAGACCCCGTTCCCGGGGGACGGGTCGGCACGACCGACGGAACTGCCGGGGGACTGGCGGGAGCGGCTCGAACGCCAACTCGAGGCACTGCCCGCCGCGTGGCGTGAGCCCGGAGCCTGGGAAGGCGACGCGGAGGCGGGCGGCGTGACGATGCCCGCCTCCGTCATGGGCGTGGTGGCGATCGACGAGCTCGTCCTGCACGGCTGGGACCTCGCACGCGCCACCGGTCAGCCCTTCGAATCCGATCCGGCCGACGTCGAGGCGAGCCTGAGCTTCGCCGCCTCGATGTCCGTGCCCGGGGAGGAAGCCGGACGCGAGGGGCTCTACGGGCCGGTGGTCGCGGTCCCGGACGACGCCTCGGAGCTGGATCGGCTCCTCGGCTACGCCGGACGCGATCCGCAGTGGGCGCCGTCCGGTGAGAGGGTGGACGAACAACCGTCGAGGGGCACCGCGGTGTGA
- a CDS encoding RidA family protein has product MSMTEVSADHPYSPAFVAGGFVFVSGALSVTADGIAVPGRTEALDAAIERMVDRLATVGGDLKDVVKLTYFVTDLSLREEANRQFERIFDVPRPARTFVGVSGLPYGATVEIDAVAVHR; this is encoded by the coding sequence ATGTCGATGACCGAGGTGTCCGCCGACCACCCGTACAGTCCGGCTTTCGTCGCCGGCGGATTCGTGTTCGTGTCCGGGGCGCTGTCCGTCACCGCCGACGGCATCGCAGTGCCCGGCCGGACAGAGGCACTGGACGCCGCGATCGAGCGGATGGTGGATCGGCTCGCCACGGTCGGCGGTGACCTGAAAGATGTTGTGAAACTCACCTATTTCGTCACCGACCTATCCCTGCGTGAAGAAGCGAACCGGCAGTTCGAGCGGATCTTCGACGTACCTCGCCCCGCTCGCACCTTCGTCGGCGTCAGCGGACTCCCCTACGGCGCGACAGTCGAAATCGACGCCGTCGCCGTCCATCGCTGA
- a CDS encoding response regulator transcription factor, which translates to MISVLLVDDHLVVRAGLRALLDSQPDIEVIAEVDTGEDAVAAAADRSPDVVMMDLALGTGIDGVEAIRQIRAARPDQPVLVFTTYDTDADVVRALDAGAIGYLLKDSAPQDIFGALRDAVAGRSVLSPPVAARVLDRMRRPDQALTAREAELLGLLAEGLTNRELGKRLFISEATVKTHLAHIYAKLGVDSRAAAVSIALRRDGIR; encoded by the coding sequence GTGATCTCGGTGCTGCTGGTAGACGACCATCTCGTGGTGCGGGCGGGGTTGCGGGCGCTGCTGGATTCGCAGCCCGACATCGAGGTGATCGCCGAGGTCGATACCGGTGAGGACGCGGTCGCGGCGGCCGCGGACCGCTCCCCCGACGTGGTGATGATGGATCTGGCGCTCGGTACGGGTATCGACGGCGTGGAGGCGATCCGGCAGATCCGGGCGGCGCGGCCCGACCAGCCGGTGCTGGTGTTCACCACGTACGACACCGATGCGGACGTGGTGCGCGCACTCGACGCCGGCGCGATCGGCTATCTGTTGAAAGATTCGGCGCCACAGGACATTTTCGGTGCCCTCCGGGACGCGGTCGCGGGCCGAAGTGTCCTGTCGCCACCGGTGGCGGCGCGCGTGTTGGATCGGATGCGCCGCCCCGATCAGGCGCTGACGGCACGGGAGGCCGAGCTGCTGGGTCTCCTCGCGGAGGGTCTGACGAACCGAGAACTCGGCAAGCGGCTGTTCATCAGCGAGGCGACCGTGAAGACCCACCTGGCCCACATCTACGCCAAGCTGGGCGTCGACTCGCGGGCCGCCGCGGTGTCGATCGCCTTGCGGCGGGACGGGATTCGATGA
- a CDS encoding PadR family transcriptional regulator, producing MRNMNHRRGPEQMHGHPAWGEEMGRQRRHHRPFDGEDPRMRGGRGRGRGHGGPRGRGGLGRAGRGDVRAAVLLLLKEDSMYGYQLMQTITDRTNGAWRPSAGAIYPTLQQLEDEGLVRTSAEGGRKLVTLTDAGREFVEQNADSWGDPFAFAGSGPDLRGPLHDLHGAARQVQMSGTAEQLAAAEKVLTDARRALYLILAGDEQDTSTGDHATES from the coding sequence ATGAGGAACATGAATCACCGGCGAGGGCCGGAACAGATGCACGGACACCCCGCGTGGGGCGAGGAGATGGGCCGGCAGCGCCGCCATCACCGCCCGTTCGACGGCGAGGACCCCCGCATGCGCGGTGGTCGAGGCCGGGGTCGCGGACACGGCGGACCCCGCGGACGCGGTGGCCTGGGTCGAGCAGGTCGCGGCGACGTCCGCGCAGCCGTCCTGCTCCTGCTGAAGGAGGACTCGATGTACGGCTACCAGCTGATGCAGACCATCACCGATCGCACCAACGGCGCCTGGCGTCCCAGCGCCGGCGCGATCTACCCGACGCTCCAGCAGTTGGAGGACGAGGGCCTGGTCCGGACGAGTGCCGAGGGGGGACGCAAGCTCGTCACGCTCACCGACGCCGGACGCGAGTTCGTCGAGCAGAACGCCGACTCCTGGGGTGACCCCTTCGCCTTCGCGGGATCGGGACCCGATCTGCGTGGACCGCTCCACGACCTGCACGGCGCCGCCCGCCAGGTCCAGATGTCCGGAACCGCCGAGCAACTCGCGGCGGCGGAGAAGGTGCTCACCGACGCCCGACGGGCGCTGTACCTGATCCTGGCCGGCGACGAGCAGGACACGAGTACCGGCGACCACGCCACGGAGTCGTGA
- a CDS encoding sensor histidine kinase, with protein sequence MQDNRDDAAFRGPLGVAIHLSFYVLLAASTARYLTYHGVSGRWLVVAGLIVVLAALYAVIVVLSRRGTGWQPWVWPVLSSWVTLVWLAPSFAWTAFPIFFLCTRAFPRWAAYLIVAALAVFAGIEFASFSGRTEWAVLLAPLCTGALIVLAYGQVQRDSAERERLLGELVAAKSRLADTEREAGVLSERERLAREIHDTVTQGLTSALLHLEAADAVWDQRGAQARDEVRVATRSLRENLAETRNLVHYLSSPDLETQTLDAALLAAVRGYVPSAQLRVIGEPVGLPADVEHTLLRIVQSAASNIRRHARAHTVGVTLTYLPDAVALDVFDDGVGFVVGATSGFGLPAMRRRVEELGGTFSVESTPGEGSVVAAQIPLGGAS encoded by the coding sequence ATGCAGGACAACCGGGACGACGCGGCCTTCCGTGGACCGCTCGGTGTCGCGATCCACCTCTCGTTCTACGTGCTGCTCGCGGCGTCGACGGCCCGCTACCTGACATATCACGGGGTGAGCGGACGGTGGCTCGTCGTCGCCGGGCTGATCGTCGTGCTCGCCGCGCTGTACGCGGTGATCGTGGTGCTGTCCCGCCGCGGCACCGGCTGGCAGCCGTGGGTGTGGCCGGTGCTGTCGTCGTGGGTGACGCTGGTGTGGCTGGCGCCGAGCTTCGCGTGGACGGCGTTCCCGATCTTCTTTCTGTGCACGCGCGCGTTCCCACGCTGGGCGGCGTATCTGATCGTCGCGGCACTCGCGGTGTTCGCGGGCATCGAGTTCGCGTCGTTCAGCGGCCGCACCGAGTGGGCGGTGCTGCTGGCGCCGCTGTGCACCGGGGCGCTGATCGTGCTCGCGTACGGGCAGGTGCAGCGGGACAGCGCCGAGCGTGAACGCCTCCTCGGCGAACTCGTCGCCGCCAAGTCACGGCTCGCGGACACCGAGCGGGAGGCCGGCGTGCTCTCCGAGCGGGAACGTCTCGCGCGGGAGATCCACGACACCGTCACCCAGGGCCTCACCAGCGCGCTGCTGCACCTCGAGGCAGCCGACGCGGTGTGGGACCAGCGCGGCGCGCAGGCCCGGGACGAGGTGCGGGTGGCCACTCGCTCGCTGCGGGAGAACCTCGCCGAGACCCGCAACCTCGTCCACTACCTGAGCTCCCCCGATCTCGAGACGCAGACGCTCGACGCCGCCCTGCTCGCCGCGGTCCGCGGATACGTGCCGTCGGCGCAACTGCGGGTGATCGGCGAACCGGTCGGGCTGCCGGCGGACGTCGAGCACACGCTGCTGCGGATCGTGCAGAGCGCGGCGTCGAACATTCGACGGCACGCCCGCGCGCACACTGTGGGGGTGACCCTGACGTATCTGCCCGATGCCGTCGCCCTGGACGTGTTCGACGACGGTGTCGGATTCGTGGTGGGCGCGACCAGCGGGTTCGGCCTCCCGGCGATGCGCCGGCGCGTCGAGGAGCTGGGCGGCACGTTCTCGGTGGAGAGCACTCCCGGGGAAGGCAGCGTCGTCGCGGCGCAGATCCCGCTCGGGGGTGCGTCGTGA
- a CDS encoding SWIM zinc finger family protein: MIDPWTPAQVAAAAPDAASLSAARSLSSKWSDLGCDGSALWGSCRGSGKAPYLAAVDLTGPAYRCSCPSRKFPCKHAVGLLLCWSEGRIPTGAAPEFVTEWIAGRAARATAKPAVDATPDPATVERRTDRIAAGLGELERWLTDRITAGLGSVTHDTATYDAIAARMVDAQAPGVAATLRSLPALVASDPDWPAPLLAAYARLHLLIRAFRDRDRLPDDLNVTVATHLGVPVRADDVRARPSVRDHWQVLAVRTAEEGRLLARRAWLLGRDSGRWALLLDFAHGSAQFATAAPIPGTIVDADLHFHPGAAPLRALLGTQHGAPQPCPTPPATDLDTALDGYAGALAADPWLRSWPMLLADVTPTVTGGVWHVVDRAGRALPVGGDDAARWRLLAVSGGQPVTVCGTWDGTALIPVSVFDAAAVVST; the protein is encoded by the coding sequence GTGATCGATCCCTGGACTCCCGCGCAGGTCGCGGCCGCAGCACCCGATGCAGCATCGCTGTCGGCGGCGCGGTCGTTGTCCTCGAAGTGGTCGGACCTGGGCTGTGACGGCAGCGCCCTGTGGGGGTCGTGCCGGGGCAGCGGGAAGGCGCCGTATCTTGCGGCGGTCGATCTGACGGGCCCCGCCTACCGTTGTTCGTGCCCGAGCCGCAAGTTCCCGTGCAAGCACGCGGTGGGTCTGCTGCTGTGCTGGTCGGAGGGCCGGATCCCGACCGGTGCGGCCCCCGAGTTCGTCACCGAGTGGATCGCCGGGCGGGCCGCGCGCGCTACCGCGAAACCCGCCGTCGACGCCACACCGGACCCGGCGACGGTGGAGCGTCGCACCGACCGGATCGCGGCGGGCCTCGGCGAACTCGAACGCTGGCTGACCGACCGGATCACCGCCGGGCTCGGCTCGGTCACCCACGACACCGCAACGTACGACGCGATCGCCGCCCGCATGGTCGACGCGCAGGCCCCCGGCGTCGCCGCCACCCTGCGATCGCTGCCCGCTCTGGTCGCGTCCGACCCGGACTGGCCGGCTCCGCTGCTGGCCGCGTACGCGCGACTGCACCTGCTGATCCGTGCGTTCCGGGACCGCGACCGCCTTCCCGACGACCTGAATGTCACCGTCGCAACACATCTCGGTGTTCCGGTGCGTGCCGACGACGTTCGCGCCCGCCCCTCGGTGCGCGATCACTGGCAGGTGCTGGCCGTCCGCACCGCCGAGGAGGGGCGACTGCTCGCCCGCCGGGCGTGGCTCCTCGGACGCGACAGCGGCCGTTGGGCGCTGCTCCTCGACTTCGCGCACGGTAGCGCCCAGTTCGCCACGGCGGCACCGATTCCCGGCACGATCGTCGACGCCGACCTGCACTTCCATCCGGGTGCGGCACCGTTGCGTGCGCTCCTGGGCACGCAACACGGTGCCCCACAGCCGTGTCCCACACCACCCGCCACCGATCTCGACACGGCGCTCGACGGCTATGCGGGTGCCCTGGCCGCCGATCCGTGGCTGCGGTCGTGGCCGATGCTGCTCGCCGACGTCACCCCCACCGTCACCGGAGGCGTCTGGCACGTCGTCGATCGTGCCGGCCGGGCACTCCCGGTCGGCGGCGACGACGCGGCCCGCTGGCGACTACTGGCCGTCTCCGGTGGGCAGCCGGTCACCGTGTGCGGAACCTGGGACGGCACGGCCCTGATTCCGGTTTCCGTGTTCGACGCCGCAGCGGTGGTCTCCACATGA